In a single window of the Amycolatopsis sp. cg5 genome:
- a CDS encoding LVIVD repeat-containing protein — protein MTAAVAGLALSSAVAAPAGTAEGAIPGVDEIVHSPNLRQLANLPHQAPFTSPVGTDIAFTKDHAIVGNYDGFVIYDIKNPARPKIVSQVLCPGGQNDVSVSGDLVFLSTDSSRSDSSCNSVAQPASVKESWEGIKVFNIKDLAHPKYVAAVETDCGSHTHTLVPDNKSRDLYLYVSSYAPAANLPDCQPPHDKISIVKVPVDHPENSAVVAKPVLFPDGGNAGGPNPDGTNRSATTGCHDLTSYPQKDIMAGACMGDGMLWDIKDRLNPRVIDRVQDTNFAFWHSATFNNAGTKVIFTDELGGGGMATCLAKFGTTRGADGIYDIKGRGDKRKLEFKSYFKIPRLQAENENCVAHNGSLIPTLFGDYMVQSWYQGGVSVWDFTDSSHPKEIAFWERGPLSATGNATGGTWSAYYYNGYIYSSDIVKGFDVLELRDWRTATAKLNRYNQFNPQTQPHYGLF, from the coding sequence TTGACGGCCGCGGTCGCCGGGCTCGCGTTGTCGAGTGCCGTCGCCGCGCCGGCCGGTACCGCCGAGGGAGCCATCCCCGGTGTCGACGAGATCGTGCACAGCCCGAATCTCCGTCAGCTCGCGAACCTTCCGCACCAGGCGCCGTTCACGTCGCCGGTCGGGACGGACATCGCGTTCACCAAGGACCATGCGATCGTCGGCAACTACGACGGCTTCGTGATCTACGACATCAAGAACCCCGCCCGGCCGAAGATCGTCAGCCAGGTGCTCTGCCCCGGCGGCCAGAACGACGTCTCGGTTTCGGGTGACCTCGTGTTCCTGTCGACGGACAGCTCGCGCAGCGACAGCTCGTGCAACAGCGTCGCGCAGCCGGCTTCGGTCAAGGAGTCTTGGGAAGGCATCAAGGTCTTCAACATCAAGGACCTGGCCCACCCGAAGTACGTCGCCGCCGTCGAGACCGACTGTGGCTCGCACACGCACACGCTGGTCCCGGACAACAAGAGTCGTGACCTGTACCTGTACGTCTCGTCGTACGCGCCTGCCGCGAACCTGCCGGACTGCCAGCCGCCGCACGACAAGATCTCCATCGTGAAGGTGCCGGTCGACCACCCGGAGAACTCCGCCGTGGTCGCGAAGCCGGTGCTCTTCCCGGACGGCGGCAACGCCGGTGGCCCGAACCCGGACGGCACCAACCGCTCGGCGACGACCGGCTGCCACGACCTGACCTCGTACCCGCAGAAGGACATCATGGCGGGCGCGTGCATGGGTGACGGCATGCTGTGGGACATCAAGGACCGGCTCAACCCGCGGGTGATCGACCGGGTGCAGGACACGAACTTCGCGTTCTGGCACAGCGCCACCTTCAACAACGCCGGCACGAAGGTGATCTTCACCGACGAGCTCGGCGGCGGTGGCATGGCGACCTGTCTCGCCAAGTTCGGCACCACCCGCGGCGCCGACGGCATCTACGACATCAAGGGCCGCGGCGACAAGCGCAAGCTCGAGTTCAAGTCCTACTTCAAGATCCCGCGCCTGCAGGCCGAGAACGAGAACTGCGTGGCGCACAACGGTTCGCTGATCCCGACGCTGTTCGGCGACTACATGGTGCAGTCCTGGTACCAGGGCGGTGTCTCGGTGTGGGACTTCACCGACTCGTCGCACCCGAAGGAGATCGCGTTCTGGGAGCGTGGCCCGCTTTCGGCCACCGGGAACGCGACCGGCGGCACGTGGTCGGCGTACTACTACAACGGCTACATCTACTCGTCGGACATCGTGAAGGGCTTCGACGTGCTGGAGCTGCGTGACTGGCGCACCGCCACCGCGAAGCTCAACCGCTACAACCAGTTCAACCCGCAGACGCAGCCGCACTACGGCTTGTTCTGA
- a CDS encoding DUF305 domain-containing protein, with protein MRNRLAGLALLTAVLATGCAGAPAETEPTVPVVLPGKPGDQGTIVPGGQAKKYETKPNQADIDYVTMMLPHHEQAKIMTDLVAAKSSDEQVRSLAGRIAVSQDGEVTLMKEWLKNAGQPVPGPGHGHDHAAMPGMATPAQLDALRAATGKDFERMFLDLMIAHHQGALTMADGALANGVDQKAQEMAQHVVTGQSAEIERMKVMRTRF; from the coding sequence ATGAGAAACCGTCTCGCCGGGCTCGCGCTGCTGACCGCGGTGCTGGCCACCGGCTGTGCGGGCGCACCCGCCGAAACAGAGCCGACCGTGCCCGTCGTACTGCCGGGCAAGCCCGGCGACCAGGGCACGATCGTGCCCGGCGGTCAGGCGAAGAAGTACGAGACGAAGCCCAACCAGGCCGACATCGACTACGTCACGATGATGCTCCCGCACCACGAGCAGGCCAAGATCATGACCGACCTCGTCGCGGCCAAGTCATCGGATGAGCAGGTCCGTTCCCTCGCCGGCCGCATCGCCGTGTCCCAGGACGGCGAAGTCACGCTCATGAAGGAGTGGCTGAAGAACGCGGGCCAGCCGGTGCCCGGCCCTGGTCACGGCCATGATCACGCCGCGATGCCAGGCATGGCGACACCCGCGCAGCTCGACGCTCTGCGCGCGGCCACCGGCAAGGACTTCGAGCGGATGTTCCTCGACCTGATGATCGCGCACCACCAGGGCGCGCTGACCATGGCGGACGGCGCGCTCGCCAACGGCGTCGACCAGAAGGCCCAGGAGATGGCGCAGCACGTCGTCACCGGTCAGAGCGCCGAGATCGAGCGCATGAAAGTCATGCGAACCCGGTTCTAG
- a CDS encoding NAD-glutamate dehydrogenase: MSSTGVSSPTGPGVESATRPTTSPEQTRDELIDAAAALAPEIGELIRLYYRHIPAEEVLGDDPVDLVGAVRSHLQLAQHRMPGRPAVRLLNPTTAEDGWTREATVVQVVTDDMPYLVDSVAAEFARDGVQVHRIVHPIVVVSRELTGDLKEVYPTADAADPPEGADTESWMYVEIDLITDPNRARELDNRLSSVLGDVREVVEDAEKMAEQARQLAEELETTPPSLPENEVVEGAKLLRWLADGHFTFLGYRRYELIDNPHPEAEEPALRAVLASGLGVLRQDSLAARGLTAGPDTAVSALAPTLLVLTQASAPSTVHRPIYPYYVGVKTFDADGNVTGEHRFLGMFTTTALHENVLDIPVVCNRVRQVIHRAGFPMESFSGQRMLEVLQNWPRADLFSADTDSLYATTTGAITLSDRRRLRLFLRRDPYGRFYSCLVFLPRDRYTTRSRLAMQEVLVEELEGTQLEYSARIGETVLAQVHFVVHTDPTRRIEPDTAHIQERLNTAVRSWDDFMVEAILNERRERSEPNNFSEESATDQGQRFAGVFPEGYKEDFEAADALADLRQLDALSGDGDLSMSFYVPADAEPGERRFKLYLLGEGVTLSKVLPVLQRMGVEVVDERPYELRREDGKRSWIYDFGLRIAPNVLEQIEAGKEGDLRVRFQDAFNAAWCGLAEVDGFNELVLRAGLSWRQAAILRAYSRYLRQAASPFSQEYIQRAVTAHTDIATALVKLFEVRFDVTSQEDERVAHAAQLESDITKMIDEVTSLDEDRILRRLLAVITATLRTNYHVTDADGNNREYLAIKLDPKSVPELPEPRPRFEVFVYSPRVEGVHLRFGEVARGGLRWSDRREDFRTEVLGLVKAQAVKNAVIVPVGAKGGFVVKRPPAPTGDPGLDRDAFQKEGIACYRMLISGLLDLTDNRVEGKTVPAPNVVRYDNDDSYLVVAADKGTATFSDIANSVSADYGFWLGDAFASGGSVGYDHKAMGITAKGAWESVKRHFRELGKDSQSEDFTVVGIGDMAGDVFGNGMLLSEHIRLVAAFNHMHIFLDPSPDSAKTFAERQRLFNLPRSSWDDYDRSLISEGGGIYPRSAKAIAITPQVREALSIDEGVEKLSPTDLMKAILLSEVELLWNGGIGTYVKAERETHADAGDKANDAVRVNGNELRVKVVGEGGNLGLTQLGRIEFARTGGKINTDALDNSAGVDCSDHEVNIKILLDHLVMAGELDHEQRNELLGEMTDEVGALVLADNYRQNAVLGVSRAHNGPMLSVHERQVAALEAAGAFNRKLEALPSRSDFKALEKAEEGLTSPELSTLLAHAKLDLKNELLASELPESEVFSRRLPEYFPKPLRERFESAIFEHPLQRQIITTQVANEVVDGAGISFVFRLSEEMNATATDAVRAYAVVNAVYDLRSIWDEIDKLDNVVPTDVADSMMLETRRLLDRAARWFLTNRPQPLAALSEINRFGRVVGELAPKTGELLRGRELESVQTHIDELIGQGVPADLARRVAILLHTYGLLDVTEVAELAEQQIGVDTVHTPAETAELYYALSDHLNIDQMLTSISALERGNRWHALARLSLRDDVYSSLRAITLDALRHSEPDDTADEKIAQWERTNSARIGRARAALEEIAQSGRLDLATLSVAARQIRSTVR; the protein is encoded by the coding sequence ATGAGCTCGACGGGAGTCTCGTCCCCTACCGGTCCAGGCGTCGAAAGCGCCACTCGCCCGACGACGAGTCCGGAACAGACCAGGGATGAGCTGATCGACGCCGCGGCCGCGTTGGCACCGGAGATCGGTGAGCTGATCCGCCTGTACTACCGCCACATCCCCGCCGAAGAGGTGCTCGGCGACGACCCGGTCGATCTGGTCGGCGCGGTGCGGTCGCACCTGCAGCTGGCCCAGCACCGGATGCCGGGCCGCCCGGCGGTCCGCCTGCTCAACCCGACCACCGCCGAGGACGGCTGGACGCGGGAGGCCACGGTCGTGCAGGTCGTCACCGACGACATGCCGTACCTGGTCGACTCGGTCGCCGCCGAGTTCGCGCGCGACGGGGTGCAGGTCCACCGCATTGTTCACCCGATCGTGGTCGTCAGCCGGGAGCTGACCGGTGACCTCAAGGAGGTCTACCCGACCGCCGACGCCGCCGACCCGCCCGAGGGCGCGGACACCGAGTCGTGGATGTACGTCGAGATCGACCTCATCACCGACCCGAACCGGGCCCGCGAGCTCGACAACCGGCTCTCCAGCGTGCTGGGTGACGTCCGCGAGGTCGTCGAGGACGCCGAGAAGATGGCCGAGCAGGCCCGTCAGCTCGCCGAAGAGCTCGAAACCACCCCGCCGTCGCTGCCCGAGAACGAGGTCGTCGAGGGCGCCAAGCTGCTCCGCTGGCTCGCCGACGGGCACTTCACGTTCCTCGGCTACCGCCGCTACGAGCTGATCGACAACCCGCACCCCGAGGCCGAGGAACCCGCGCTGCGTGCCGTGCTCGCCTCCGGGCTCGGCGTGCTGCGCCAGGACTCGCTCGCCGCGCGCGGCCTGACCGCCGGGCCGGACACGGCCGTGAGCGCGCTCGCGCCGACGCTGCTGGTGCTCACGCAGGCCAGCGCGCCGTCGACGGTGCACCGCCCGATCTACCCGTACTACGTGGGCGTCAAGACGTTCGACGCGGACGGCAACGTGACCGGTGAGCACCGCTTCCTGGGCATGTTCACCACCACCGCGCTCCACGAGAACGTCCTGGACATCCCGGTCGTGTGCAACCGCGTCCGCCAGGTCATCCACCGCGCCGGCTTCCCGATGGAGTCGTTCTCCGGGCAGCGCATGCTCGAGGTGCTGCAGAACTGGCCGCGCGCCGACCTGTTCTCCGCCGACACCGACTCGCTCTACGCGACCACGACCGGCGCGATCACGCTGTCGGACCGCCGCAGGCTGCGGCTGTTCCTGCGCCGCGACCCGTACGGCCGCTTCTACTCCTGCCTGGTCTTCCTGCCGCGTGACCGCTACACCACGCGCTCGCGCCTGGCGATGCAGGAAGTGCTGGTCGAGGAGCTCGAAGGCACCCAGCTCGAGTACAGCGCCCGCATCGGCGAGACGGTGCTCGCGCAGGTCCACTTCGTGGTGCACACCGACCCGACGCGCCGGATCGAGCCGGACACCGCCCACATCCAGGAACGCCTGAACACCGCTGTCCGCAGCTGGGACGACTTCATGGTCGAGGCGATCCTGAACGAGCGCCGCGAGCGTTCCGAGCCGAACAACTTCAGCGAGGAGTCGGCCACCGACCAGGGCCAGCGCTTCGCCGGGGTGTTCCCGGAGGGCTACAAGGAGGACTTCGAGGCGGCCGACGCGCTCGCCGACCTCCGTCAGCTCGACGCGCTGTCCGGCGACGGCGATCTCTCCATGTCGTTCTACGTGCCTGCCGACGCCGAGCCGGGGGAGCGGCGCTTCAAGCTGTACCTGCTCGGCGAGGGCGTGACCCTGTCGAAGGTGCTGCCGGTGCTGCAGCGGATGGGTGTCGAGGTCGTCGACGAGCGTCCGTACGAGCTGCGCCGTGAGGACGGCAAGCGCTCCTGGATCTACGACTTCGGCCTGCGGATCGCGCCGAACGTGCTGGAGCAGATCGAGGCGGGCAAGGAAGGCGACCTGCGCGTCCGCTTCCAGGACGCGTTCAACGCCGCGTGGTGCGGCCTCGCCGAGGTCGACGGCTTCAACGAGCTGGTGCTGCGCGCGGGCCTGAGCTGGCGCCAGGCCGCGATCCTGCGTGCCTATTCGCGCTACCTGCGCCAGGCGGCGAGCCCGTTCTCGCAGGAGTACATCCAGCGCGCTGTCACCGCGCACACCGACATCGCGACCGCGCTGGTCAAGCTGTTCGAAGTGCGGTTCGACGTGACCAGCCAGGAGGACGAGCGCGTCGCGCACGCCGCCCAGCTGGAATCGGACATCACGAAGATGATCGACGAGGTCACCAGCCTCGACGAGGACCGCATCCTGCGCCGCCTGCTCGCGGTGATCACCGCGACGCTGCGGACGAACTACCACGTCACCGACGCCGACGGGAACAACCGCGAGTACCTCGCGATCAAGCTGGACCCGAAGTCGGTGCCGGAGCTGCCCGAGCCGCGCCCGCGGTTCGAGGTCTTCGTCTACTCGCCGCGCGTCGAGGGTGTGCACCTGCGCTTCGGCGAGGTCGCGCGTGGTGGTCTGCGCTGGTCGGACCGCCGAGAGGACTTCCGCACCGAGGTGCTCGGCCTGGTCAAGGCGCAGGCCGTGAAGAACGCGGTCATCGTGCCGGTCGGCGCGAAGGGCGGCTTCGTCGTCAAGCGCCCGCCCGCGCCGACGGGTGACCCCGGTCTCGACCGCGACGCCTTTCAGAAGGAGGGCATCGCCTGCTACCGGATGCTCATCTCCGGTCTGCTGGACCTGACCGACAACCGGGTCGAGGGCAAGACCGTGCCCGCGCCGAACGTCGTCCGCTACGACAACGACGACAGCTACCTCGTCGTCGCCGCGGACAAGGGCACCGCGACGTTCTCCGACATCGCGAACTCCGTCTCGGCCGACTACGGCTTCTGGCTCGGCGACGCGTTCGCCTCCGGTGGCTCGGTCGGCTACGACCACAAGGCCATGGGCATCACCGCCAAGGGCGCGTGGGAGAGCGTCAAGCGCCACTTCCGCGAGCTCGGCAAGGACAGCCAGAGCGAGGACTTCACCGTCGTCGGCATCGGCGACATGGCCGGTGACGTGTTCGGCAACGGCATGCTGCTGTCGGAGCACATCCGGCTGGTGGCCGCGTTCAACCACATGCACATCTTCCTGGACCCCAGCCCGGATTCGGCGAAGACGTTCGCCGAGCGGCAGCGGCTGTTCAACCTGCCGCGTTCCTCGTGGGACGACTACGACCGCTCGCTGATCAGCGAGGGCGGCGGGATCTACCCGCGCTCGGCCAAGGCCATCGCGATCACCCCGCAGGTCCGCGAGGCGCTCAGCATCGACGAAGGCGTCGAGAAGCTTTCGCCGACCGACCTGATGAAGGCGATCCTGCTCTCCGAGGTCGAACTGCTCTGGAACGGCGGCATCGGCACCTACGTCAAGGCCGAGCGTGAGACCCACGCCGACGCGGGCGACAAGGCCAACGACGCCGTGCGGGTCAACGGCAACGAGCTGCGCGTGAAGGTGGTCGGCGAGGGCGGCAACCTGGGCCTGACCCAGCTCGGCCGGATCGAGTTCGCCAGGACCGGCGGCAAGATCAACACCGACGCGCTCGACAACTCGGCCGGCGTCGACTGCTCCGACCACGAGGTCAACATCAAGATCCTGCTCGACCACCTGGTGATGGCCGGTGAGCTCGACCACGAGCAGCGCAACGAGCTGCTCGGCGAGATGACCGACGAGGTCGGCGCGCTCGTGCTGGCCGACAACTACCGCCAGAACGCGGTGCTCGGCGTCAGCCGCGCGCACAACGGCCCGATGCTCTCGGTGCACGAACGCCAGGTTGCCGCGCTCGAAGCGGCGGGCGCGTTCAACCGCAAGCTGGAGGCGCTGCCGAGCCGTTCCGACTTCAAGGCGCTTGAGAAGGCCGAGGAGGGCCTGACCTCGCCTGAGCTGTCGACGCTGCTCGCGCACGCGAAGCTGGACCTGAAGAACGAGCTGCTCGCCAGCGAGCTGCCCGAGTCCGAGGTCTTCTCAAGGCGGCTGCCGGAGTACTTCCCGAAGCCGCTGCGTGAGCGCTTCGAGTCGGCGATCTTCGAGCACCCGCTGCAGCGCCAGATCATCACGACGCAGGTGGCCAACGAGGTCGTCGACGGTGCGGGCATCTCGTTCGTCTTCCGGCTTTCCGAGGAGATGAACGCGACCGCCACCGACGCGGTCCGCGCGTACGCCGTGGTCAACGCGGTCTACGACCTGCGCTCGATCTGGGACGAGATCGACAAGCTCGACAACGTGGTGCCCACCGACGTCGCCGACTCGATGATGCTGGAGACCCGCCGCCTGCTCGACCGCGCGGCGCGCTGGTTCCTGACCAACCGTCCGCAGCCGCTGGCCGCGCTGTCCGAGATCAACCGGTTCGGCCGGGTCGTCGGGGAGCTCGCGCCGAAGACGGGCGAGCTGCTGCGCGGACGCGAGCTGGAGTCCGTGCAGACCCACATCGACGAGCTGATCGGTCAGGGCGTGCCCGCCGACCTGGCCCGCCGGGTCGCGATCCTGCTGCACACCTACGGCCTGCTCGACGTCACCGAGGTGGCGGAGCTGGCCGAGCAGCAGATCGGCGTGGACACCGTGCACACCCCGGCCGAGACGGCCGAGCTGTACTACGCGCTGTCCGATCACCTGAACATCGACCAGATGCTCACCTCGATCAGCGCGCTGGAGCGTGGCAACCGCTGGCACGCGCTCGCCAGGCTCTCGCTGCGTGACGACGTCTACTCGTCGCTGCGTGCCATCACGCTGGACGCGCTGCGCCACAGCGAGCCCGACGACACGGCCGACGAGAAGATCGCCCAGTGGGAGCGCACGAACTCCGCGCGCATCGGCCGGGCCCGTGCCGCGCTCGAGGAGATCGCGCAGTCCGGCAGGCTCGACCTGGCCACGCTGTCCGTCGCGGCCAGGCAGATCCGGAGCACCGTCCGGTGA
- a CDS encoding acyl-CoA thioesterase — MTYVALVRPRWSDMDVFGHVNHAAMVTLLEEARVPLLFGEAVKAGLTELPKGVVVVKMSVNYHAPVIADGQDIRIELSLKELRFASFTLGYSVHNGPSEADKVAVTAETVLAPFDTVTERPRRLSDEERSFLEEGLRSA; from the coding sequence GTGACCTATGTCGCACTGGTCCGGCCACGCTGGTCGGACATGGACGTCTTCGGGCACGTCAACCACGCCGCGATGGTGACGCTGCTCGAAGAGGCCCGCGTTCCGCTGCTGTTCGGTGAGGCCGTCAAGGCCGGTCTCACCGAACTGCCCAAGGGCGTGGTGGTGGTCAAGATGTCGGTGAACTACCACGCCCCGGTGATCGCGGACGGTCAGGACATCAGGATCGAGCTTTCCTTGAAGGAGCTCAGGTTCGCGAGCTTCACGCTCGGCTACAGCGTCCACAATGGACCTTCCGAGGCCGACAAGGTGGCGGTGACGGCGGAAACCGTGCTGGCACCGTTCGACACGGTCACCGAGCGGCCACGTAGGCTCAGTGACGAGGAACGCTCGTTCCTGGAAGAGGGACTCCGTAGTGCCTGA
- a CDS encoding glycoside hydrolase family 13 protein — translation MRRAGREPQAEQAWWREAVFYQIYVRSFADSDGDGVGDLEGIRGRLGYLELLGVDAIWLTPFYSSPMADHGYDIADPRSVDPLFGNLADFDALVTDAHARGIKVTIDLVPNHTSNTHTWFKSAMAAGPGSPERDRYLFRDGKEDGGPPNNWVSSFGGPAWTRVPDGQWYLHLFASQQPDLNWANPEVRADLERTLRFWLDRGVDGFRIDVAHGMAKPAGLPDMDPRAQPMVATGFYDPRFDDDNVHEIHQMIRKVIDEYPGTMAVGEIWVSDEERLAKYLRPDELHLAFNFKLVLTHFDADAMHAAIERSLAVPQAAGAPATWTLANHDVWRQVSRYGGGEQGVRRARAMALVELALPGTVYLYNGEELGLGNVDVPVEAMADPRAKTAGPEHSRDGSRVPIPWEGDVVPFGFSRNARTWLPMPADWAGLTIEKQLEDPDSTLSLYRQAVELRHEHAAFSGDEIEWYGAPAGCFAFRRSPGGLICALNTSAAPIPLPPGNVLLSSSPLIDGKLPPDSSAWLVKD, via the coding sequence ATGAGACGCGCGGGCAGGGAACCGCAAGCGGAACAGGCGTGGTGGCGCGAAGCCGTCTTCTACCAAATCTATGTGCGGTCGTTCGCCGACTCCGATGGTGACGGGGTCGGCGACCTGGAAGGCATCCGCGGCAGGCTCGGGTATCTCGAACTGCTCGGCGTGGACGCGATCTGGCTGACGCCGTTCTATTCGTCGCCGATGGCCGACCACGGCTACGACATCGCCGACCCGCGCTCGGTCGACCCGCTCTTCGGCAATCTGGCCGATTTCGACGCGCTGGTCACCGACGCGCACGCGCGCGGCATCAAGGTCACCATCGACCTGGTGCCGAACCACACCAGCAACACGCACACCTGGTTCAAGTCGGCGATGGCCGCCGGACCGGGCAGCCCCGAGCGCGACCGGTACCTCTTCCGCGACGGCAAGGAGGACGGCGGGCCGCCCAACAACTGGGTCAGCTCGTTCGGCGGCCCGGCGTGGACGCGCGTCCCGGACGGGCAGTGGTACCTGCACCTGTTCGCGTCGCAGCAGCCGGATCTCAACTGGGCCAACCCCGAGGTGCGCGCCGATCTGGAGCGCACACTGCGGTTCTGGCTCGACCGCGGCGTCGACGGGTTCCGCATCGACGTCGCGCACGGCATGGCGAAACCGGCCGGGCTGCCGGACATGGACCCGCGTGCGCAGCCGATGGTCGCGACCGGGTTCTACGACCCTCGGTTCGACGACGACAACGTCCACGAGATCCACCAGATGATCCGCAAGGTGATCGACGAATACCCGGGCACCATGGCGGTCGGCGAGATCTGGGTCAGCGACGAGGAACGCCTCGCGAAGTACCTGCGGCCGGACGAGCTGCACCTGGCGTTCAACTTCAAGCTGGTGCTCACGCATTTCGACGCCGACGCGATGCACGCGGCCATCGAGCGCTCGCTGGCGGTGCCACAGGCTGCGGGCGCGCCCGCCACGTGGACCTTGGCCAACCACGACGTCTGGCGTCAGGTGAGCCGTTATGGCGGCGGCGAGCAGGGCGTCCGGAGGGCCAGGGCGATGGCTCTCGTCGAGCTGGCGTTGCCGGGCACGGTTTACCTGTACAACGGCGAGGAACTCGGCCTCGGCAACGTCGACGTGCCCGTCGAGGCGATGGCCGACCCGCGTGCGAAGACGGCCGGTCCCGAGCACAGCAGGGACGGCTCACGCGTGCCGATCCCGTGGGAAGGCGACGTGGTGCCGTTCGGGTTCTCCCGCAACGCGCGCACGTGGCTGCCGATGCCCGCCGACTGGGCGGGGCTGACGATCGAGAAGCAGCTCGAAGACCCGGATTCGACGCTTTCCCTGTACCGCCAAGCCGTCGAGCTCCGGCACGAGCACGCGGCGTTCAGCGGCGACGAGATCGAGTGGTACGGCGCGCCGGCCGGCTGCTTCGCGTTCCGGCGCAGCCCAGGCGGTCTCATCTGCGCGCTCAACACGTCCGCCGCGCCGATTCCGCTGCCGCCGGGCAACGTCCTGCTGTCCAGCTCTCCGCTGATCGACGGCAAGCTCCCGCCCGACTCCTCGGCCTGGCTCGTCAAAGACTGA
- a CDS encoding globin has protein sequence MTSPGEVSLYEAIGGEPTFRAIVARFYQEVAADEVLRPLYPEEDLGPAEERFRLFLMQYWGGPHTYSDQRGHPRLRMRHNPFKIGPIERDAWLRCIRIAVDEVGVEEPYRAQLWAYLEMAAHSMMNRFV, from the coding sequence GTGACCTCTCCCGGTGAAGTGAGCCTGTACGAAGCGATCGGCGGCGAGCCGACGTTCCGCGCGATCGTCGCGCGGTTCTACCAGGAGGTCGCGGCCGACGAGGTGCTGCGGCCGCTGTACCCCGAGGAGGACCTCGGCCCGGCCGAGGAGCGCTTCCGGCTGTTCCTCATGCAGTACTGGGGTGGCCCGCACACCTACTCCGACCAGCGCGGGCACCCGCGGCTGCGGATGCGGCACAACCCGTTCAAGATCGGCCCGATCGAGCGCGACGCGTGGCTGCGCTGCATCAGGATCGCGGTCGACGAGGTCGGCGTCGAAGAGCCGTACCGGGCGCAGCTATGGGCTTATCTGGAGATGGCGGCGCACAGCATGATGAACAGGTTCGTCTGA